The following proteins come from a genomic window of Maribacter sp. HTCC2170:
- a CDS encoding AraC family transcriptional regulator, translating into MKVLPFKIPKPLNQNLIVQVDESKMFYNQLHQHEELQLSLVVRGSGKMIVGDSVHQFSAGDFFVIGSNCPHLFQSEESTESVKMISLFFTSSSFGNDFFNLPDLSDLRSFFDQSTNGFSLTSNQLEVSELMNEIPKQDKLTRFIKLLGLLKIVNKSERRVLTNFINPKKIGTRDGQRLQIVYDFVINNFQNEISLNTVSELVFMTPNAFCRFFKVRTNKTLFQFLIELRLEHACQLLQHSGLSIAEIAEQSGFNSISNFNRQFKSQKGISPSLFIKNNQA; encoded by the coding sequence ATGAAAGTGCTGCCTTTTAAAATTCCTAAACCACTTAACCAAAATTTGATAGTTCAGGTTGATGAATCGAAAATGTTCTACAATCAATTGCATCAACATGAAGAACTACAGCTAAGTTTAGTCGTTAGGGGATCGGGAAAAATGATTGTTGGGGACAGTGTACACCAATTTTCTGCTGGTGACTTTTTTGTAATTGGCTCAAATTGTCCACATCTGTTTCAAAGTGAAGAATCTACAGAAAGTGTAAAAATGATATCACTATTCTTTACCAGCTCTTCATTCGGAAATGATTTTTTTAACCTCCCGGATCTAAGTGATTTAAGATCTTTTTTTGATCAATCTACAAATGGCTTTTCCTTAACAAGTAATCAACTAGAAGTCAGTGAATTAATGAACGAGATTCCCAAACAAGATAAACTTACCCGCTTTATAAAACTACTAGGGCTTTTAAAAATCGTCAATAAATCGGAAAGGAGAGTACTGACGAATTTCATCAATCCAAAAAAAATAGGAACACGGGATGGCCAACGTCTTCAGATAGTATATGACTTTGTTATTAATAACTTTCAAAATGAGATTAGTTTAAATACAGTTTCAGAACTTGTATTTATGACACCAAACGCATTTTGTCGCTTTTTTAAGGTTAGAACCAATAAAACACTCTTTCAGTTTTTAATTGAATTAAGACTTGAGCATGCTTGTCAATTATTGCAGCATTCAGGTTTGTCAATTGCAGAAATCGCCGAGCAATCAGGGTTTAATTCGATTTCAAATTTTAATAGACAATTTAAATCTCAAAAAGGAATATCCCCTTCTCTATTCATCAAGAACAATCAAGCTTAG
- a CDS encoding dihydrodipicolinate synthase family protein produces the protein MKVQWEGVMPAVTTKFNADDTLDLNMFRVNIEAQLSAGVSGIILGGTLGEASTLTDDEKRILIQETVAIVSGRVPVIINIAEQSTKDAILAAQRAKEYGASGLMMLPPMRYNATDHETVVYFKEVANSTDLPIMIYNNPIDYKIEVTLDMFEELLECENIEAVKESTRDISNITRIKNRFGNRLKVLCGVDTLALESILMGADGWVAGLVCAFPAETVAIHELVKANRVQEAINIYRWFLPLLELDISPQLVQNIKLAEVGTGIGTEVVRAPRLPLHGAERERVLKIIEEGLRTRPALPDYMALV, from the coding sequence ATGAAAGTACAATGGGAAGGCGTAATGCCAGCAGTAACGACTAAGTTCAATGCAGATGACACATTAGATTTGAACATGTTTCGTGTTAATATAGAAGCACAGCTTAGTGCCGGTGTCAGTGGTATTATTCTTGGTGGAACTTTGGGCGAAGCCAGTACCTTGACAGATGATGAGAAGAGAATTTTAATACAGGAAACGGTTGCAATAGTTTCTGGTCGAGTACCGGTAATTATTAATATTGCTGAGCAAAGCACAAAAGATGCGATCTTGGCAGCTCAAAGAGCTAAAGAATATGGGGCAAGTGGTTTAATGATGTTACCACCTATGAGATATAATGCAACGGACCATGAAACTGTTGTTTACTTCAAAGAGGTTGCCAATAGTACGGATTTGCCTATAATGATTTATAACAATCCTATTGATTATAAAATTGAGGTTACTTTGGATATGTTCGAAGAACTCCTCGAATGTGAAAATATTGAAGCTGTTAAAGAATCTACTCGTGATATTTCAAATATTACAAGGATTAAAAACAGATTTGGAAATAGGTTAAAAGTGCTTTGTGGCGTAGATACTTTGGCATTGGAAAGTATACTTATGGGAGCTGACGGATGGGTAGCTGGCTTAGTTTGTGCGTTTCCGGCAGAGACTGTAGCCATTCATGAATTGGTCAAAGCTAACCGAGTACAAGAGGCTATAAATATCTACAGATGGTTTTTGCCTTTGTTGGAATTGGACATTAGCCCTCAATTGGTACAAAATATAAAGTTGGCAGAGGTAGGTACAGGGATAGGAACTGAAGTGGTTAGAGCTCCAAGATTGCCACTACATGGAGCTGAACGCGAAAGAGTATTGAAAATTATAGAAGAGGGCCTAAGAACAAGGCCAGCTTTGCCAGATTATATGGCACTGGTTTAG